Proteins found in one Syntrophobacterales bacterium genomic segment:
- a CDS encoding acetate--CoA ligase family protein: MRTFFYPEAVAVFGVSDTSSNLARIIVENLERFQFKGKVYPVGSREGTVAGRKIAVSLDSVEGIPDLAILLIPASWVPQALEECGRKGIRHAIVESGGFSEFSDERKTLEDEVREISGRWGIKVVGPNCFGVINLEANLVLPFFILNPVYMRSGHISLISQSGGILYDTCMLASSENIGLNKLVSVGNKLLTGENDCLEYLVSDPGTRAIGLYLESFSDGRRLIVTASATEKPVVLLKANRSPSGREIARFHTTALAGDNLIAQAAIKEAGIHQVDSLAEMMDVYKAFSLPLIKGKRLALIARSGGHGVLSGDAAFRYGFELAELSENFFTAAKGKKINVIRATNPLDVGDVYDLDSYSDILTWALEEKGVDGVVFVITYSSETDGVSVQRFLNDAGKKSLSYDKPVALCVVTNREQWLPIREAAGFPIFTDVDNALKALRRSVDHLESGPGRVAVASRLKGTRKPTVGLATASRLMSSGEAFALLEKYCLSIESYRVAKNIDDALCCATELGYPVAVKVESPFMLHKTENGGVALNVTDEDALRKTWELMKAKECLLQTMAPAGYEIIVGGRRDPEFGHALLFGLGGIFAEVFREPEIRLVPVDDDTAAAMIENSRAASVLKGWRGKPAADMAALRKTLTWVSRLLTEYPAIKNIDINPLIVYEDGKGATIVDVKMEIDL, encoded by the coding sequence ATGAGGACGTTTTTTTATCCAGAAGCCGTAGCGGTTTTCGGTGTTTCCGATACCTCATCCAATTTGGCGCGAATTATAGTGGAGAATCTTGAAAGGTTCCAATTTAAAGGGAAGGTATACCCTGTGGGTTCTAGGGAGGGAACCGTGGCAGGAAGGAAGATCGCCGTCAGTCTTGACTCTGTGGAAGGAATCCCGGACCTTGCGATCCTCCTTATCCCTGCGTCATGGGTGCCTCAAGCCCTTGAGGAATGTGGTAGAAAAGGTATTCGCCACGCTATCGTCGAGTCAGGAGGTTTTTCGGAGTTCAGCGACGAGAGAAAGACCCTTGAAGACGAGGTCCGTGAGATTAGCGGCAGATGGGGCATCAAAGTGGTCGGTCCCAACTGTTTCGGTGTGATCAACCTTGAGGCAAATCTCGTCCTTCCTTTTTTTATTCTCAATCCGGTCTATATGAGATCGGGTCATATTTCCCTTATATCACAGAGCGGCGGGATCCTTTACGACACCTGCATGCTTGCCTCCTCAGAGAACATAGGCCTCAACAAGCTTGTCAGCGTGGGAAACAAACTGCTCACCGGTGAGAACGATTGTCTTGAATACCTCGTTTCCGATCCTGGCACCCGTGCAATAGGACTCTATCTGGAAAGCTTCTCCGACGGCAGACGCCTCATCGTTACAGCTTCAGCCACGGAAAAACCTGTTGTTCTTCTTAAAGCCAACAGAAGCCCTTCGGGCAGAGAAATAGCCCGGTTCCACACCACGGCGCTGGCGGGTGACAACCTTATCGCGCAGGCTGCCATAAAGGAGGCGGGTATCCATCAGGTTGATAGTTTGGCCGAAATGATGGATGTATACAAGGCCTTCAGCCTCCCGCTTATAAAAGGTAAACGACTAGCCCTCATTGCTAGGTCTGGAGGTCATGGCGTCCTCTCGGGCGATGCGGCATTCCGCTACGGGTTTGAGCTGGCGGAACTCTCCGAAAATTTCTTCACGGCAGCGAAGGGAAAGAAGATCAATGTCATAAGGGCTACGAACCCGCTTGATGTGGGCGACGTATATGACCTCGACTCCTATTCAGATATACTTACGTGGGCGCTGGAGGAGAAAGGCGTCGACGGCGTAGTATTCGTGATTACGTACAGTTCCGAGACCGATGGCGTCAGTGTGCAGAGATTCCTGAACGATGCCGGTAAAAAATCGCTCTCTTACGATAAACCCGTTGCTCTTTGCGTGGTGACCAACAGAGAGCAGTGGCTCCCCATAAGGGAGGCGGCTGGTTTTCCTATCTTCACTGATGTTGATAATGCATTGAAGGCTCTCAGACGGTCCGTAGACCACCTCGAGTCAGGACCTGGAAGGGTTGCTGTGGCCTCTCGTTTGAAAGGAACTAGAAAACCCACCGTAGGTCTTGCTACGGCGTCGCGGTTGATGAGTTCCGGTGAAGCGTTTGCCCTTCTTGAGAAGTACTGCCTATCCATTGAGTCTTACAGGGTCGCGAAGAACATTGATGACGCCTTGTGCTGCGCCACCGAATTAGGGTATCCGGTGGCAGTGAAAGTCGAATCTCCATTTATGCTCCATAAGACGGAGAACGGAGGTGTTGCGCTCAATGTAACTGACGAGGATGCCCTAAGAAAGACCTGGGAACTGATGAAGGCGAAAGAATGTCTCCTTCAGACGATGGCCCCGGCAGGGTACGAAATAATAGTTGGCGGACGGCGCGACCCGGAGTTTGGTCATGCCCTTCTTTTTGGTCTCGGCGGCATTTTTGCTGAGGTATTCAGAGAACCGGAAATCCGTCTCGTGCCTGTCGACGACGATACGGCAGCAGCCATGATCGAAAACAGCCGGGCTGCCTCGGTCCTCAAAGGATGGAGGGGTAAACCTGCTGCCGATATGGCGGCCCTGAGGAAGACGCTCACATGGGTATCGCGGCTGCTTACTGAATATCCCGCAATAAAGAATATCGATATCAACCCTCTCATCGTGTATGAAGACGGCAAAGGAGCAACGATTGTGGATGTGAAAATGGAGATAGATCTGTGA
- a CDS encoding class II aldolase/adducin family protein, translating to MEISSDFQNGKEEIVRVARRAVDMGLQSGMGGNISLRWGSHFLMKVSGRSLYGLTDADIVVVDANGKVQSGVGIPTKEVRLHLGIYRTRGDANGIVHYHAPFATAFAVKGIPITALTIHARKNFPAMPVVPELEDGSEELAAQAVGAFSDQEINLVLLAAHGLVAIGKTLDDAEALAELAEEAAKIALFARLLGLP from the coding sequence ATGGAAATATCGTCTGACTTTCAAAATGGAAAAGAGGAGATCGTCAGAGTCGCCAGGCGAGCGGTGGATATGGGGCTCCAGTCCGGAATGGGCGGAAACATCAGCCTGCGCTGGGGTTCTCACTTTCTCATGAAAGTGAGCGGGAGATCGCTCTATGGTCTCACCGATGCCGATATCGTGGTGGTGGACGCGAACGGGAAGGTCCAAAGCGGGGTCGGTATCCCTACCAAAGAGGTTCGGCTCCATCTGGGTATCTATAGGACCCGGGGAGACGCAAACGGTATCGTGCACTACCATGCCCCTTTTGCAACTGCGTTCGCTGTGAAGGGTATACCCATCACAGCTCTTACCATCCATGCAAGAAAAAACTTCCCGGCCATGCCTGTAGTACCGGAACTTGAAGATGGCTCCGAAGAACTGGCGGCCCAGGCGGTGGGGGCCTTTTCGGATCAAGAGATCAACCTCGTTCTCTTGGCCGCTCACGGGTTGGTGGCTATCGGTAAAACACTCGACGATGCGGAAGCCTTGGCAGAACTTGCGGAAGAGGCTGCCAAAATAGCTCTTTTTGCAAGGCTTCTGGGTCTACCATAA
- a CDS encoding DUF362 domain-containing protein: MLDITLKKGKLSVTFRNVVDGYYAKIPDIGHACVEAQWNRWKNSPDIVVYLLGRGSKTVGWIIYNKATSAIEEVLLNPGDDKPELRTQAVDALIARESLISAEILENDKEKLDWLVDYGFRPARKIKTCGSSFVKMELSTSVFFQRLKEQRPFRVYRRKEKVVVQKVGNAQAEEDIKAALQALLDKLGGIGKYVKPGQTVVLKPNVVADHGMIGGKYTGGVVTDIRILKGLIELLLPVADRVIVAEGSSINRSATSKMFEIYGYPTLIDIDPKKVSLVDLNTDALVEKPVPAGKRMKSRKIPRTIEEADVIISLPVMKMHFAAGVSLAVKNLQGAMPPIEKYMTHFFGLWQNLVNIHHIVKPDLHIIDGIVAQEDFGPVAGRPKTMNLLIGGENPVTVDAVTMRVMGLEPLTSPPVLMAYLQGLGPVEPEKIQVLGASIDEVASPFKEPILNLDSGQDFKIHATNACIGCRGYLHFGLAKLRRPDPADPGRLLIDRPFESKVNIFLGPDDGADADPKETNIFMGICQLHHAGKGTTLAGCPPHAEVIMNGIFQLFPDVERPRYADDTAEATLEKMLKDVLKALE; the protein is encoded by the coding sequence ATGCTGGATATAACGCTGAAGAAAGGCAAACTTTCCGTAACTTTCCGGAATGTCGTGGATGGCTATTACGCAAAAATACCGGACATTGGGCATGCCTGTGTCGAAGCGCAATGGAACCGATGGAAGAACAGTCCTGACATTGTTGTCTATCTTTTGGGAAGGGGGAGTAAGACCGTCGGCTGGATCATTTATAACAAAGCCACCAGCGCCATTGAGGAGGTATTACTGAACCCAGGGGATGATAAGCCGGAGCTTCGCACTCAGGCCGTCGACGCGCTCATTGCACGGGAAAGCCTTATCTCCGCCGAGATATTGGAGAACGACAAGGAAAAGCTTGACTGGCTCGTAGACTATGGTTTTCGTCCTGCAAGGAAAATTAAGACCTGCGGCAGTTCCTTCGTTAAGATGGAATTGAGCACGTCAGTCTTCTTTCAGCGATTGAAGGAACAAAGGCCATTCAGGGTTTACCGCAGGAAAGAGAAAGTGGTCGTTCAAAAGGTTGGGAATGCCCAAGCCGAAGAAGACATCAAGGCAGCGCTCCAGGCTCTCCTGGACAAGCTCGGAGGCATAGGAAAGTATGTAAAACCAGGGCAGACCGTGGTCCTCAAACCAAATGTGGTAGCCGATCATGGTATGATAGGGGGCAAGTATACCGGTGGCGTGGTTACAGATATTCGTATCCTGAAGGGCCTTATTGAGCTGCTACTGCCTGTTGCTGACAGGGTGATTGTAGCCGAAGGATCGTCTATTAACCGGAGCGCCACCAGCAAGATGTTCGAGATTTACGGATATCCCACGTTGATCGATATAGATCCAAAGAAGGTAAGCCTTGTCGACCTGAATACCGATGCGCTTGTGGAAAAACCTGTTCCAGCAGGAAAAAGGATGAAGTCCAGGAAAATCCCGCGCACTATTGAAGAGGCTGATGTGATCATAAGTCTTCCTGTGATGAAAATGCATTTTGCCGCAGGAGTCTCCCTGGCGGTCAAAAATCTTCAAGGCGCCATGCCCCCCATTGAGAAGTATATGACCCATTTTTTCGGGTTATGGCAGAACCTTGTAAATATTCATCACATCGTGAAACCCGATCTTCATATTATTGACGGCATAGTGGCACAGGAAGATTTCGGGCCTGTGGCAGGAAGACCGAAAACCATGAATCTCCTCATAGGAGGCGAGAACCCGGTGACGGTAGATGCTGTTACCATGCGGGTCATGGGCCTTGAGCCCCTTACATCTCCCCCGGTATTAATGGCATATCTTCAAGGATTGGGTCCTGTTGAACCAGAAAAGATTCAAGTCCTCGGCGCCTCCATAGATGAGGTTGCAAGCCCGTTCAAGGAGCCCATCCTTAACTTGGATAGCGGCCAAGATTTCAAAATCCACGCGACAAATGCCTGCATCGGCTGCAGAGGATACCTGCACTTCGGTCTCGCCAAACTGAGAAGGCCCGACCCCGCTGACCCCGGCAGATTACTGATCGACCGTCCTTTTGAGTCGAAGGTCAATATCTTTCTCGGTCCTGATGACGGAGCCGACGCAGATCCAAAAGAGACTAACATTTTCATGGGCATATGCCAGCTCCATCATGCCGGCAAAGGTACCACGCTCGCCGGCTGCCCTCCCCACGCAGAGGTAATCATGAACGGAATATTCCAGCTTTTCCCAGATGTCGAGAGGCCCAGGTATGCCGATGATACGGCGGAAGCCACGCTGGAAAAAATGTTGAAGGATGTCTTGAAGGCCCTTGAATAG
- a CDS encoding molybdopterin-dependent oxidoreductase, translated as MATQVIKSDCIMCINSCGINAYVEDGKLVKVEGMKEHPISLGELCPRGEALPEWVYSKGRLTYPMKKKTDGGWERITWDYALDTIAEKFQEIKDKYGARALAVYTGSLGTENIELAAYAQRFRGVYGTPNLLSVEGNCFRSRIMARQMTFGGYPIEEPWNAECIIVFGQNMDNSRITVGRKIYKAMDAGTLKHVIIVDPKRIPMAEKGIHVQIRPGTDTALCLGMLNIIIEENLYNKEFVDKFCLGFDKLAEHVKQFTPEKMSEITWVPADQIRQIARLFANSRPSSIVPGTCSIDQHINGFQGNRIHAIMQAITGNIDVPGGWVNIPFIRLGDMRVTEISDPIGTDEHPLFRRFWGRTSPYGQQMLFADAVLKGKPYPIKGLICTGGNPAVTLPDSKKIKEAIKALDFVVVSELFMTETAELADIVLPACSFLEKSGVGYVYGVTNCIPYAMVRKKVIDPIGECWPDWKIWTEIGRRMGYGEFFPWNTEEEIIDFFLKPSGLNREQLTTEYPEGAYYTEMKYVQQKRYNTPSGKIELYSQTLEENGYDPLPFPVEPSKSPISAPEIYKKYPVILTTGARIPEYTHTQLRGVPYVHKTAPEPVAEIHPDTAAQYGIADSDIVNIETTKGKIAMKVKTTDALVRGVLSIPHGWSKANANVLTELEPRDPVTGYTEMKALLCRISKAAPENIS; from the coding sequence ATGGCGACGCAAGTAATTAAGTCAGACTGTATCATGTGCATCAATAGTTGCGGAATAAATGCGTATGTTGAAGACGGCAAGCTTGTGAAAGTGGAGGGTATGAAGGAACACCCCATAAGCTTAGGAGAATTGTGCCCCCGTGGTGAGGCTCTGCCGGAGTGGGTCTATTCGAAGGGCAGGCTGACCTACCCCATGAAAAAGAAGACCGACGGTGGATGGGAACGTATTACCTGGGATTATGCCCTGGACACTATAGCCGAGAAGTTTCAGGAGATAAAAGATAAATACGGTGCCAGAGCTCTGGCTGTGTATACCGGTTCCCTGGGAACGGAGAATATTGAGCTTGCGGCCTATGCCCAGAGATTCCGCGGTGTTTACGGAACACCTAACCTGCTCTCGGTGGAAGGCAACTGTTTCCGCTCGCGCATCATGGCTCGTCAGATGACCTTTGGCGGTTATCCTATTGAAGAGCCCTGGAATGCCGAGTGCATCATCGTCTTCGGTCAGAACATGGACAATTCAAGGATCACCGTGGGCCGGAAGATATACAAAGCCATGGATGCCGGGACGCTGAAACATGTGATCATCGTCGATCCCAAGAGAATCCCCATGGCGGAGAAGGGTATTCATGTCCAGATCAGGCCGGGAACAGACACCGCACTTTGCCTCGGTATGCTCAACATAATCATTGAAGAGAACCTTTATAATAAGGAGTTCGTGGATAAATTTTGCCTCGGTTTTGACAAATTGGCGGAGCACGTGAAACAGTTCACGCCTGAGAAGATGTCAGAGATTACATGGGTGCCTGCGGATCAGATACGGCAGATTGCCCGCCTTTTCGCAAATTCTAGGCCGTCCTCCATTGTTCCTGGGACCTGTTCTATTGACCAGCACATAAATGGCTTCCAGGGTAACCGCATCCACGCCATCATGCAGGCCATCACCGGCAATATTGACGTCCCCGGCGGGTGGGTGAATATCCCCTTTATCCGCTTGGGAGACATGAGAGTCACCGAAATCAGCGACCCCATCGGCACCGATGAGCATCCTCTCTTCCGCCGTTTCTGGGGAAGGACTTCTCCCTACGGCCAACAGATGCTCTTTGCCGACGCAGTACTCAAAGGTAAACCTTACCCCATCAAGGGACTCATCTGCACCGGCGGCAACCCTGCCGTTACTCTCCCTGATTCAAAAAAAATCAAGGAAGCAATAAAAGCACTGGACTTTGTGGTGGTATCCGAGCTCTTCATGACAGAAACCGCCGAGCTTGCCGATATCGTGCTACCCGCATGTTCCTTCCTTGAGAAGAGCGGTGTGGGCTATGTCTACGGCGTCACCAACTGCATCCCTTATGCCATGGTGCGGAAGAAAGTGATTGATCCTATTGGAGAATGCTGGCCTGACTGGAAGATATGGACCGAGATAGGCAGAAGGATGGGCTACGGTGAGTTTTTCCCATGGAACACGGAAGAGGAGATCATCGATTTCTTCCTGAAACCGAGCGGACTGAACAGAGAACAACTGACCACAGAATACCCGGAAGGCGCCTACTATACAGAAATGAAGTATGTACAGCAGAAACGCTACAACACCCCCTCAGGCAAGATTGAGCTCTATTCCCAGACCTTGGAGGAGAATGGCTACGATCCGCTACCATTCCCTGTGGAGCCGAGCAAGAGTCCCATAAGTGCGCCTGAGATATACAAGAAGTACCCGGTGATCCTTACCACAGGAGCAAGGATCCCGGAGTATACCCATACCCAGCTAAGAGGAGTGCCGTACGTGCACAAGACCGCGCCCGAGCCCGTGGCGGAAATCCATCCTGATACAGCAGCCCAATACGGCATTGCTGACAGTGACATTGTGAATATCGAGACCACAAAGGGCAAGATTGCGATGAAGGTAAAGACGACGGATGCCTTGGTCCGCGGGGTACTCTCCATTCCCCACGGATGGTCAAAGGCAAATGCGAATGTACTGACAGAGCTTGAGCCGCGAGATCCTGTGACAGGCTATACGGAGATGAAGGCTCTTCTCTGCCGAATATCAAAGGCGGCCCCCGAAAATATCTCTTGA
- a CDS encoding (2Fe-2S)-binding protein has translation MSEIRLHIDGAEVTAQEGMTVLRAAKEAGIRIPTLCHHEMLEPYGGCRICTVEIESRGRTSLVAACLYPVEQGLLVRTRSEKVDKIRKVLVEFLLSHAPDSPILDELAREYGADPSRFRRESSFCLLCGLCVRYCAEIKKKNAVGFVENGGKRIISFVPEIAIKECWNCKECFPLCPTSYLQAAYFLTEGLSLSTDAVWKE, from the coding sequence ATGAGTGAGATACGCTTACATATCGATGGAGCAGAAGTGACGGCGCAAGAGGGGATGACTGTTCTTCGGGCGGCGAAGGAGGCGGGTATACGCATACCTACCCTTTGCCATCACGAGATGCTGGAACCATACGGGGGTTGCCGTATCTGCACGGTGGAGATTGAAAGCCGGGGCAGAACGAGCCTTGTGGCCGCATGTCTCTACCCGGTAGAGCAGGGCCTGCTGGTCAGGACAAGGTCCGAGAAGGTGGACAAAATCAGGAAAGTGCTGGTGGAATTTCTGCTTTCTCACGCTCCGGACTCGCCCATCCTTGATGAATTGGCCAGAGAATATGGAGCCGACCCGTCGAGGTTCAGAAGGGAGTCCTCATTCTGCCTTCTTTGCGGCCTGTGTGTGCGATACTGCGCCGAGATCAAAAAGAAGAATGCAGTGGGGTTTGTTGAGAATGGAGGTAAGCGGATCATAAGCTTTGTTCCTGAAATCGCAATAAAGGAATGCTGGAACTGTAAAGAATGTTTTCCTCTTTGCCCTACATCGTATTTACAAGCGGCTTACTTTCTGACTGAAGGCCTCTCGCTTTCGACGGATGCCGTATGGAAGGAATAG
- a CDS encoding NAD(P)H-dependent oxidoreductase subunit E yields MSRINSAGELEDLRKEILSKKNPGRPCIAICGGTSCLGLGNQGVIKAFQDEIKNKKQADNIDVKVTGCHGFCAQGPNIVIYPEEICYVQVKPEDAADILSQTVIGKKIIDRLVYTDANGAKKVYRNEIPFYSNQVQNLIGDNARIDPKKIEDYIGIGGYAALAKTLSMMSPLEVLEEIKKASLRGRGGGGFPVGSKWETTRNAKGEEKYVIVNGHEGEPGAYMDRALFQGNPHRILEGLIIGGYAIGAHQGFIYTRHDSLELRANISEALAKAEEYGFLGKNILGSGFDFKVEVHLDVGIFVSGESSALMRSIEGKPPEPRPKYIRTSVRGIWERPSNLNNVETWANVPLIIDKGAEWYAGIGSENSKGTKCISLSGNIVNTGVVEVPFGMPLRTIIYDIGGGIPKGKRLKAAHFGSAMGGSIPEKFLDTPLDFDALSKLGAAIGAGGLLIIDEDTSMVSMTRFFLNFLTNESCGKCVPCREGIKQMLHILDDLCDGRGKKSDIELLEEICEVTKAASLCALGRTASDPLMSALRYFRDEFEAKIVEESEKR; encoded by the coding sequence ATGTCAAGGATAAATTCGGCTGGTGAGTTAGAAGACCTGAGAAAAGAAATTTTATCGAAGAAGAATCCTGGTAGACCCTGTATCGCCATATGCGGGGGAACGAGTTGCCTGGGTTTAGGCAACCAAGGCGTGATCAAAGCCTTTCAAGATGAGATCAAGAACAAGAAGCAGGCGGATAATATCGATGTGAAGGTGACGGGCTGCCACGGGTTCTGTGCGCAGGGTCCCAACATCGTCATCTATCCGGAAGAGATCTGCTATGTTCAGGTGAAGCCGGAGGATGCGGCAGACATTCTTTCTCAAACAGTGATCGGAAAAAAAATCATAGACCGTTTGGTGTACACTGATGCCAACGGAGCAAAGAAAGTATACCGGAATGAGATACCGTTTTACAGCAACCAGGTACAAAATCTCATAGGCGACAATGCAAGAATAGATCCAAAGAAGATTGAAGATTATATAGGCATCGGTGGTTATGCCGCCCTCGCGAAGACGCTCTCCATGATGAGTCCGTTGGAAGTTCTTGAGGAGATTAAGAAGGCGAGCCTGAGAGGGAGAGGCGGCGGCGGATTCCCTGTCGGTTCGAAATGGGAGACCACCCGTAATGCCAAAGGTGAAGAGAAATATGTGATCGTCAACGGTCACGAGGGAGAGCCGGGAGCGTATATGGACAGGGCGCTCTTCCAGGGAAATCCCCACAGGATACTGGAGGGTCTTATTATAGGCGGCTACGCAATAGGAGCTCATCAGGGCTTTATCTACACGCGCCATGACTCTCTCGAATTGAGGGCCAACATTTCGGAGGCCCTTGCCAAGGCTGAGGAGTACGGATTCTTGGGAAAAAATATTCTTGGCTCGGGCTTCGATTTCAAGGTTGAAGTACATCTTGATGTGGGAATATTCGTCTCAGGCGAGTCGAGCGCTTTAATGAGATCTATCGAGGGCAAGCCGCCGGAGCCGAGGCCGAAATACATTCGCACCTCTGTGAGGGGCATTTGGGAAAGGCCCAGCAACCTCAACAACGTGGAAACATGGGCCAATGTGCCCCTGATAATCGACAAGGGCGCGGAGTGGTATGCGGGTATTGGCAGCGAGAACAGCAAGGGAACGAAATGCATATCCCTGTCGGGCAATATCGTGAACACCGGTGTCGTTGAAGTACCTTTCGGTATGCCCCTTAGAACGATCATCTACGATATCGGCGGGGGAATACCGAAAGGAAAAAGACTGAAGGCGGCCCATTTCGGCTCGGCCATGGGAGGTTCGATACCCGAGAAGTTCCTTGATACGCCGCTTGATTTCGACGCGCTCTCGAAGTTGGGAGCTGCTATAGGAGCGGGCGGACTGCTGATCATTGACGAAGACACCAGCATGGTAAGCATGACAAGGTTCTTTCTTAATTTCCTTACGAACGAGTCCTGCGGGAAGTGCGTTCCCTGCCGCGAAGGCATAAAACAGATGCTTCATATACTGGACGATTTATGCGATGGGAGGGGAAAGAAAAGCGATATCGAACTTCTTGAGGAGATATGCGAGGTTACGAAAGCAGCCTCTCTATGCGCACTGGGAAGAACCGCCTCCGATCCGTTGATGAGCGCTTTACGCTACTTCCGAGATGAGTTTGAAGCGAAGATTGTCGAAGAAAGTGAGAAAAGATGA
- a CDS encoding NAD(P)H-dependent oxidoreductase subunit E: protein MDKDMIDRIIGKYNGEERSLIQVLMDIQHENHWLPREVLQTVSEKLNVPLSDILHIVTFYKTFSLNPKGRHEIHVCMGSSCHLHGAQDLLDKVQDLTGIKPGETTADSRFSLESGSCLGCCALGPEVVIDGNHHSRLTPDNIEEVLKNYE, encoded by the coding sequence ATGGATAAGGACATGATTGACCGGATTATCGGTAAATATAACGGCGAAGAACGTTCGTTAATACAGGTGCTCATGGATATTCAGCATGAGAATCACTGGCTCCCGAGGGAGGTGCTGCAGACGGTCAGCGAAAAACTCAACGTGCCGTTGAGCGACATTTTGCATATCGTTACTTTTTACAAGACGTTCAGTCTGAATCCCAAAGGGCGGCATGAGATTCATGTATGTATGGGTTCTTCGTGTCATCTGCATGGTGCCCAGGATCTCCTTGATAAAGTCCAGGATTTGACGGGCATCAAGCCCGGTGAGACGACGGCAGATTCAAGGTTTAGTTTGGAATCGGGCAGCTGTTTGGGTTGTTGCGCTCTGGGGCCTGAGGTAGTGATCGACGGAAATCACCATAGCAGGCTGACCCCTGATAACATTGAAGAAGTGCTGAAAAATTATGAATAG
- a CDS encoding hydrogenase iron-sulfur subunit, protein MAGVSRLQYSPEIRLVRVMCTGRVDPAFIFQAFSNGADGVYVGGCHPGECHYVTEGNYHALGMSLLCKRIMKYIGINPDRLRLEWVGASEGIQFAEAMNEVSGKIKEMGSLGAGEGIDEKALKVRLDTVVNLLPYIKLVERERLRVPFNTVEEYNQFFASDDVDLVFREMIVDKLEMNSILFLLKDGPLSCDEISERLGLSLSDVVKYTNRSERQGFLMLDENKKFTLPPRIRRQARV, encoded by the coding sequence CTGGCTGGAGTTTCCAGACTGCAATATTCGCCTGAGATAAGGCTTGTCAGAGTTATGTGCACAGGCAGAGTGGACCCTGCATTCATATTCCAGGCATTCTCGAACGGTGCGGATGGGGTGTATGTCGGCGGTTGCCACCCCGGTGAATGCCATTACGTTACCGAAGGAAATTATCATGCCCTCGGTATGTCGCTTCTATGTAAGAGAATTATGAAGTACATAGGTATCAACCCAGACAGACTGAGACTTGAATGGGTGGGGGCCTCAGAAGGGATACAGTTTGCGGAAGCAATGAATGAGGTTTCCGGAAAGATTAAGGAAATGGGTTCCCTGGGAGCTGGTGAAGGGATAGATGAGAAGGCACTGAAGGTCAGGCTTGACACAGTGGTGAATTTGCTTCCCTATATCAAGCTGGTTGAAAGGGAGAGGCTAAGAGTGCCTTTTAACACAGTTGAGGAATATAATCAGTTCTTCGCCAGTGATGATGTTGACCTGGTATTCCGCGAGATGATCGTCGACAAGCTGGAGATGAACAGTATCCTGTTTCTCCTCAAGGATGGTCCTCTTTCGTGCGACGAGATATCGGAACGGCTGGGCCTTAGTCTTTCTGATGTGGTGAAATATACAAACAGATCTGAACGACAGGGTTTTCTGATGTTGGACGAAAATAAAAAGTTCACGCTCCCGCCCAGGATAAGAAGACAGGCGAGGGTATAA